In the Wyeomyia smithii strain HCP4-BCI-WySm-NY-G18 chromosome 2, ASM2978416v1, whole genome shotgun sequence genome, one interval contains:
- the LOC129722934 gene encoding transmembrane protein 145-like isoform X2, translated as MLKLLNILCVLWLIDASEAKYVEGHLKTSADWAFLARFCFLSNHGHYQYEIEYEKRIGELKLLLYYDDKTQWPAVYKTDKTCNEKISVLSPIDNQIVPLTYRNHLYSGCTLITPSSKDSGGILRRPAPEPSSPERTPPKEDDSFSYDQFLKSSTTEVSAGTDGYETNFTEVDGMETMETNATELGGAGVILVQNVGYNSLENSTEYKVLVEELFPNGDGNGVNVSRIRRAAKLDRLIVSCTNHGTFTSSRQRWWYIAIANCGSNKGLDVIYRFRMTNGALGDFWHEHFSADEMYIPPILLVESISYTLLLLAVFLCAIELKTRHLYHCTYRLFALSVLLQWFGILLLSVTWAKYAVSGIGPFTSFGGFFTSASEITFLLLLLLMAKGYTITRARLKTCATVKITVFTNLYAIVYISLYIYQAEAFDPGDVLNLYESPAGFGLAGLRCVGWGFFIYSCAATIRKFTEKGPFYYPFALLGSLWIMSGPILTVIGVNVLDPWVRESVMHGALGLVAFMGHLAFLWLTWPSRANKSFPYHVRTNHVGISTVDDEVTYPRHTYEPAPPEAGVIIPLSSNTGTLNGIYDQYLRERNVYHSASTPVSYVSFPVAAKNFKPHGVNHHNHSNNHVRSLSRHQQSTSSDSMADDNHSANIFSPPQSAPQSLAINNNNNNNDDNNNYVHLNMIHATL; from the exons ATGCTGAAATTACTAAACATTCTGTGCGTACTCTGGCTGATCGATGCAAGTGAGGCAAAATATGTCGAGGGTCATCTGAAAACCAGTGCG GACTGGGCCTTTCTGGCTAGGTTTTGCTTCCTGTCCAACCATGGTCATTACCAGTACGAAATTGAGTATGAAAAACGGATCGGCGAACTGAAACTGCTGCTGTATTACGATGATAAAACCCAGTGGCCAGCAGTGTACAAAACCGATAAG ACTTGCAACGAGAAAATTTCCGTCCTGAGTCCGATCGATAATCAGATCGTACCGCTGACCTACAGGAATCATTTGTACTCCGGGTGCACACTGATAACGCCAAGCTCGAAGGACAGTGGCGGGATCTTGCGACGACCGGCACCGGAACCCAGTAGTCCGGAACGAACACCACCAAAAGAAGACGATTCATTTTCCTATGATCAGTTCCTAAAATCAAGTACCACAGAGGTCAGCGCCGGCACGGATGGCTACGAGACTAACTTCACGGAAGTTGATGGAATGGAAACCATGGAAACGAATGCCACCGAGTTGGGCGGCGCTGGGGTAATTCTGGTCCAAAATGTAGGCTACAACAGTTTAGAGAACAGCACTGAATACAAGGTGTTGGTTGAGGAACTGTTCCCGAATGGGGATGGTAATGGCGTCAATGTTAGTCGGATTCGAAGGGCTGCCAAGCTGGATCGGCTGATTGTGAGTTGTACAAACCATGGCACCTTTACCAGCTCGAGACAGCG ATGGTGGTACATAGCGATTGCTAACTGTGGCAGCAACAAGGGTTTGGATGTGATTTACAGATTCCGAATGACAAATGGCGCTCTAGGAGATTTTTGGCATGAACACTTTTCAGCTGATGAAATGT ATATTCCTCCGATACTGCTGGTCGAGTCAATCTCCTACACACTGCTGCTGTTGGCCGTGTTCCTGTGCGCAATCGAACTCAAAACCCGCCATTTGTATCACTGCACTTATCGACTGTTCGCTTTGAGTGTTCTACTCCAGTGGTTTGGAATTCTGCTGCTAAGCGTAACCTGGGCGAAGTATGCTGTCTCCGGAATTGGACCTTTCACCAGCTTCGGAGGGTTCTTTACGAGTGCCAGTGAAATCACATTTCTGCTACTGTTACTGCTGATGGCCAAAGGGTACACAATTACTCGAGCTAGGTTGAAGACCTGTGCCACTGTTAAGATTACAGTTTTCACCAATTTGTATGCCATCGTCTACATTTCCCTGTACATCTATCAGGCGGAA GCATTCGATCCCGGCGATGTACTAAACCTCTACGAATCCCCCGCTGGATTTGGACTGGCCGGTCTTCGCTGCGTTGGTTGGGGTTTCTTCATCTACTCGTGTGCTGCCACCATCCGCAAGTTCACCGAGAAAGGACCATTCTACTATCCATTCGCTCTACTAGGGTCTCTGTGGATTATGAGCGGACCGATTTTGACCGTAATTGGAGTGAATGTTCTCGACCCATGGGTGAGGGAAAGTGTAATGCACGGTGCTCTCGGGCTGGTTGCCTTTATGGGTCACTTGGCGTTTCTTTGGTTGACATGGCCTTCAAGAGCTAACAAAAGCTTTCCATATCACGTGCGGACAAATCACGTAGGCATATCTACAGTTGATGATGAAGTGACCTACCCCAGACACACCTACGAACCGGCTCCGCCGGAAGCAGGTGTTATTATTCCACTATCGAG TAACACCGGCACTTTGAACGGAATCTACGACCAGTATCTGCGTGAGCGGAATGTCTATCACAGTGCATCAACTCCCGTCAGCTACGTATCGTTCCCAGTAGCAGCAAAAAACTTCAAACCGCATGGCGTAAACCATCACAACCACTCAAACAATCACGTCCGATCACTTTCCCGTCATCAGCAGTCAACCAGCAGTGATTCCATGGCCGACGACAATCATTCAGCAAACATTTTTAGTCCGCCGCAAAGTGCTCCGCAAAGTTTGGCAAtcaataacaacaataacaacaatgaCGACAACAACAACTATG TCCACCTAAATATGATACACGCGACACTCTAA
- the LOC129722934 gene encoding transmembrane protein 145-like isoform X1 yields MLKLLNILCVLWLIDASEAKYVEGHLKTSADWAFLARFCFLSNHGHYQYEIEYEKRIGELKLLLYYDDKTQWPAVYKTDKTCNEKISVLSPIDNQIVPLTYRNHLYSGCTLITPSSKDSGGILRRPAPEPSSPERTPPKEDDSFSYDQFLKSSTTEVSAGTDGYETNFTEVDGMETMETNATELGGAGVILVQNVGYNSLENSTEYKVLVEELFPNGDGNGVNVSRIRRAAKLDRLIVSCTNHGTFTSSRQRWWYIAIANCGSNKGLDVIYRFRMTNGALGDFWHEHFSADEMYIPPILLVESISYTLLLLAVFLCAIELKTRHLYHCTYRLFALSVLLQWFGILLLSVTWAKYAVSGIGPFTSFGGFFTSASEITFLLLLLLMAKGYTITRARLKTCATVKITVFTNLYAIVYISLYIYQAEAFDPGDVLNLYESPAGFGLAGLRCVGWGFFIYSCAATIRKFTEKGPFYYPFALLGSLWIMSGPILTVIGVNVLDPWVRESVMHGALGLVAFMGHLAFLWLTWPSRANKSFPYHVRTNHVGISTVDDEVTYPRHTYEPAPPEAGVIIPLSSNTGTLNGIYDQYLRERNVYHSASTPVSYVSFPVAAKNFKPHGVNHHNHSNNHVRSLSRHQQSTSSDSMADDNHSANIFSPPQSAPQSLAINNNNNNNDDNNNYGNDILVDSGHPSLDISISTSPPKYDTRDTLSNGHLKTSDHPKTGMVESDQQPTVTPSAPPAADELDINSPRVEPKPFNPFIVGSNSLGAAADERRRLSNKILLPSLDSGNHQPQHTEGSTVPKHLFAAKREERTN; encoded by the exons ATGCTGAAATTACTAAACATTCTGTGCGTACTCTGGCTGATCGATGCAAGTGAGGCAAAATATGTCGAGGGTCATCTGAAAACCAGTGCG GACTGGGCCTTTCTGGCTAGGTTTTGCTTCCTGTCCAACCATGGTCATTACCAGTACGAAATTGAGTATGAAAAACGGATCGGCGAACTGAAACTGCTGCTGTATTACGATGATAAAACCCAGTGGCCAGCAGTGTACAAAACCGATAAG ACTTGCAACGAGAAAATTTCCGTCCTGAGTCCGATCGATAATCAGATCGTACCGCTGACCTACAGGAATCATTTGTACTCCGGGTGCACACTGATAACGCCAAGCTCGAAGGACAGTGGCGGGATCTTGCGACGACCGGCACCGGAACCCAGTAGTCCGGAACGAACACCACCAAAAGAAGACGATTCATTTTCCTATGATCAGTTCCTAAAATCAAGTACCACAGAGGTCAGCGCCGGCACGGATGGCTACGAGACTAACTTCACGGAAGTTGATGGAATGGAAACCATGGAAACGAATGCCACCGAGTTGGGCGGCGCTGGGGTAATTCTGGTCCAAAATGTAGGCTACAACAGTTTAGAGAACAGCACTGAATACAAGGTGTTGGTTGAGGAACTGTTCCCGAATGGGGATGGTAATGGCGTCAATGTTAGTCGGATTCGAAGGGCTGCCAAGCTGGATCGGCTGATTGTGAGTTGTACAAACCATGGCACCTTTACCAGCTCGAGACAGCG ATGGTGGTACATAGCGATTGCTAACTGTGGCAGCAACAAGGGTTTGGATGTGATTTACAGATTCCGAATGACAAATGGCGCTCTAGGAGATTTTTGGCATGAACACTTTTCAGCTGATGAAATGT ATATTCCTCCGATACTGCTGGTCGAGTCAATCTCCTACACACTGCTGCTGTTGGCCGTGTTCCTGTGCGCAATCGAACTCAAAACCCGCCATTTGTATCACTGCACTTATCGACTGTTCGCTTTGAGTGTTCTACTCCAGTGGTTTGGAATTCTGCTGCTAAGCGTAACCTGGGCGAAGTATGCTGTCTCCGGAATTGGACCTTTCACCAGCTTCGGAGGGTTCTTTACGAGTGCCAGTGAAATCACATTTCTGCTACTGTTACTGCTGATGGCCAAAGGGTACACAATTACTCGAGCTAGGTTGAAGACCTGTGCCACTGTTAAGATTACAGTTTTCACCAATTTGTATGCCATCGTCTACATTTCCCTGTACATCTATCAGGCGGAA GCATTCGATCCCGGCGATGTACTAAACCTCTACGAATCCCCCGCTGGATTTGGACTGGCCGGTCTTCGCTGCGTTGGTTGGGGTTTCTTCATCTACTCGTGTGCTGCCACCATCCGCAAGTTCACCGAGAAAGGACCATTCTACTATCCATTCGCTCTACTAGGGTCTCTGTGGATTATGAGCGGACCGATTTTGACCGTAATTGGAGTGAATGTTCTCGACCCATGGGTGAGGGAAAGTGTAATGCACGGTGCTCTCGGGCTGGTTGCCTTTATGGGTCACTTGGCGTTTCTTTGGTTGACATGGCCTTCAAGAGCTAACAAAAGCTTTCCATATCACGTGCGGACAAATCACGTAGGCATATCTACAGTTGATGATGAAGTGACCTACCCCAGACACACCTACGAACCGGCTCCGCCGGAAGCAGGTGTTATTATTCCACTATCGAG TAACACCGGCACTTTGAACGGAATCTACGACCAGTATCTGCGTGAGCGGAATGTCTATCACAGTGCATCAACTCCCGTCAGCTACGTATCGTTCCCAGTAGCAGCAAAAAACTTCAAACCGCATGGCGTAAACCATCACAACCACTCAAACAATCACGTCCGATCACTTTCCCGTCATCAGCAGTCAACCAGCAGTGATTCCATGGCCGACGACAATCATTCAGCAAACATTTTTAGTCCGCCGCAAAGTGCTCCGCAAAGTTTGGCAAtcaataacaacaataacaacaatgaCGACAACAACAACTATGGTAATGACATTTTAGTAGACTCGGGTCATCCCTCTTTGGATATTTCCATTTCCACCAGTCCACCTAAATATGATACACGCGACACTCTAAGCAACGGCCATCTTAAAACGAGCGATCACCCAAAGACAGGAATGGTGGAATCCGATCAACAACCGACAGTGACGCCTTCTGCGCCTCCCGCTGCCGATGAGTTGGACATAAATAGCCCACGGGTGGAACCGAAACCTTTCAATCCGTTCATTGTAGGATCGAATTCGTTGGGCGCGGCCGCAGATGAACGCCGCCGGTTGTCGAATAAAATACTCCTGCCGAGTCTTGATAGTGGCAACCACCAGCCTCAGCATACCGAGGGGAGCACCGTTCCGAAGCACCTGTTTGCGGCCAAACGGGAGGAACGGACCAACTAA